GCGCCGATCCGACGACCTCCTGCCGCCAGACCGACCCGACGCCGAGGACACCACAGCCCGCATGAGCATCCCCACCCTCGCCCCTGACTGCCTCTGCCCCGAGGCCCCCGCCGGCCTGTCCCGCCGTACCTTGTTGCGAGGGCTGGCCGCGACCGGAGCGCTCGGTGGTGTGCTCACCGCCGTCGAGGGTTTCGGCGCCCACTACGCCTTCGCCGCCTCGCCTGCCGCCTATACCGGCGACGTCCTGGTCGTGCTCTCGCTGCGCGGAGGCTTCGACGGGCTGAACGCGGTGGTACCGATCGGTGATCCGGGCTATCTGAAGGCCCGCCCGACCATCGGTATCCACGAGCGCTCGCTGATCCCGGCCGGTGGCGTCTTCGGGCTGCACCCGGCTCTGAAACCACTGAAGAAATTTTGGGACGCAGGGACTTTCGGGGCTGTGCACGCGGTGGGCCAGGACAGTCCGACCCGCTCGCACTTCCAGGCCATGCAGGAGCTCGAGCGCGCCGCCCCCGGTTCCGGTCTGCGCACCGGCTGGATCGACCGCACTCTCGGAAGCCGTTCCCGCGGAACGATCTTCCAGGCCTCTCAGGTCGGCTCCACGCAGGTTCCCCTGGCCCTGGCCGGACCGAATCCGGAGATGGCCCTGGGCAGCGTCGACTCGTTCCGGATCGGTGGCGCCTGGGACGCCGCCGAGCGCAAGCGCTGGACGAAGGCGCTGACCGCGATGAATGCCGGTGCCCCGGAATCGATCTCCGCCCCAGCCACCGCCACCCTGCGGGCCACGGCCACCACCGCATCGATGGCCGCCTACCATCCCGCGAACGGTGCTACCTACCCGAAGGATTCGGCGGTCGGCGACGCCCTGCGCGACGTCGCCCGGATGATCAAGGCCAATGTCGGTCTGCAGGTGGCCTGCGTCGACGAGGGCGACTGGGACATGCACGCGGCCATGGGCTCCGCCACCGATGGCTGGATGCACGACCACCTCAGCGACCTGGCGCTCGCCCTGGCCG
The Kineosporia sp. NBRC 101731 genome window above contains:
- a CDS encoding DUF1501 domain-containing protein — translated: MSIPTLAPDCLCPEAPAGLSRRTLLRGLAATGALGGVLTAVEGFGAHYAFAASPAAYTGDVLVVLSLRGGFDGLNAVVPIGDPGYLKARPTIGIHERSLIPAGGVFGLHPALKPLKKFWDAGTFGAVHAVGQDSPTRSHFQAMQELERAAPGSGLRTGWIDRTLGSRSRGTIFQASQVGSTQVPLALAGPNPEMALGSVDSFRIGGAWDAAERKRWTKALTAMNAGAPESISAPATATLRATATTASMAAYHPANGATYPKDSAVGDALRDVARMIKANVGLQVACVDEGDWDMHAAMGSATDGWMHDHLSDLALALAAFATDLGSRFRKVTVVTLSEFGRRVAENGSGGVDHGHGNAVLLMGGGVVGGKVHGRWPGLSDADLVDGDLAGTTDYRQILGEILQKRCGAGSLAQIFPGLSGSPLGIAIAP